Proteins from a genomic interval of Gammaproteobacteria bacterium:
- a CDS encoding DUF6441 family protein, with translation MRISVQIDSAAAQAQLRRWGGEFRNKVKKAVSRAIASEAVELKQDVRSHVASQMAVVKKSFLKGFTAKVLDKNPSRLPALYVGSRIPWSGMHETGGQIAGRMLIPLNGRVGRKRFKAQVAELMRGGNAYFIKNAKGNIVLMAENIKEHDRPLAGFKRRYRKAEGIKRLKRGADIPIAVLVPKVVLKKRIDVERLVAGRIPRLAAAVEKQISTVD, from the coding sequence ATGCGCATTTCCGTCCAGATCGATAGCGCCGCAGCCCAGGCGCAGTTGCGCCGGTGGGGCGGCGAGTTCCGCAACAAGGTCAAGAAAGCGGTGTCGCGGGCGATTGCCAGCGAAGCGGTCGAACTCAAGCAGGACGTGCGCAGTCACGTCGCAAGCCAGATGGCCGTCGTCAAGAAGTCCTTTCTCAAGGGCTTTACCGCCAAGGTGCTGGACAAAAACCCGAGCCGACTGCCTGCACTCTACGTGGGCTCGCGCATTCCGTGGTCGGGGATGCACGAGACCGGCGGCCAGATTGCCGGGCGGATGTTGATTCCACTGAATGGTCGGGTGGGCCGCAAGCGCTTCAAGGCGCAGGTGGCCGAGCTGATGCGCGGCGGCAATGCCTATTTCATCAAGAACGCGAAGGGAAACATCGTCCTGATGGCCGAAAACATCAAAGAGCACGACCGGCCACTGGCGGGCTTCAAGCGCCGCTACCGCAAGGCAGAGGGCATCAAGCGCCTCAAGCGCGGCGCGGACATCCCGATTGCCGTCCTGGTGCCCAAGGTCGTGCTTAAGAAGCGTATCGACGTCGAGAGGCTGGTCGCTGGTCGCATCCCGCGTCTGGCGGCGGCGGTCGAGAAGCAGATCAGCACGGTGGATTGA